A window of the Candidatus Abyssobacteria bacterium SURF_5 genome harbors these coding sequences:
- a CDS encoding DegT/DnrJ/EryC1/StrS family aminotransferase, with product MDFLSFFGSHEDLVKKTLPKPIIASSCIPLCKPYITAEEEKAVAEVLRSGWLMQGPKVEEFERLVAEYAGVKHAVSVNSGTSALTIAYAAAGLPAGRGAIMPSHSFVATANTAVHNGLTPIFVDIKRNQYNIDPSKIEPAISKNACALVVVHQIGIPADMTPIMKVAKKHKLVVLEDAACSIGATYGGRQTGGFGEIACLSFHPRKVITTGEGGMLLTNSDQAAQLARSLRNHGLTQDDSSTPIRCKSAGYNYRMTDVQAAIGIVQFKKLDEIIRLRTRLAARYQEEISRLPALRLPEWPKGAVPNFQSFVVEALDEKISRDLLLRHMNERGIESKPGIQPIHNEPAYAGSVRDADLPETMRAAGRSFFLPLYPGMTDDDQTLVLQVLKEATEINGRAR from the coding sequence AGAAGAGAAGGCAGTCGCCGAAGTGCTTCGTTCGGGATGGCTGATGCAAGGGCCGAAAGTGGAAGAGTTCGAGCGACTTGTGGCAGAATATGCGGGCGTAAAACACGCGGTGTCCGTCAACTCCGGCACATCTGCTCTTACAATCGCGTACGCCGCTGCCGGTCTTCCCGCCGGCCGGGGCGCGATCATGCCATCGCATTCCTTTGTGGCTACCGCTAATACCGCAGTCCACAACGGCCTCACTCCCATCTTCGTCGACATCAAGAGAAATCAGTATAATATTGATCCTTCCAAAATTGAACCCGCAATAAGTAAAAACGCATGCGCGCTGGTTGTCGTTCATCAAATCGGGATACCGGCCGATATGACGCCGATCATGAAGGTCGCGAAAAAGCATAAGCTTGTCGTTCTCGAGGATGCCGCGTGCTCGATCGGAGCGACGTACGGCGGACGCCAGACCGGCGGCTTTGGCGAAATCGCCTGCCTCAGCTTTCACCCACGAAAGGTGATAACCACGGGCGAGGGCGGCATGCTGTTAACCAACTCGGACCAGGCGGCCCAGCTTGCCCGCAGCCTCAGAAACCATGGGTTGACGCAGGACGACTCATCCACTCCGATTCGCTGTAAATCAGCCGGTTACAACTACCGCATGACCGATGTTCAGGCCGCTATCGGCATTGTCCAATTCAAGAAACTGGATGAAATCATCAGGCTCAGGACTCGGCTGGCGGCGCGCTACCAGGAAGAAATTTCCCGGTTGCCGGCGCTGCGGTTGCCTGAGTGGCCGAAAGGGGCCGTCCCTAACTTTCAGAGTTTTGTGGTCGAGGCGTTGGATGAGAAAATCAGTCGCGACCTGCTTTTGCGGCATATGAATGAGCGGGGCATCGAAAGCAAGCCAGGGATTCAGCCGATCCATAATGAGCCGGCGTATGCCGGAAGCGTCCGGGATGCCGATCTGCCTGAGACCATGCGGGCGGCCGGGCGGTCTTTCTTTTTGCCGCTGTATCCGGGTATGACTGACGACGATCAGACTTTGGTGTTGCAGGTGTTGAAAGAGGCGACGGAGATAAACGGGAGGGCAAGATGA